A single region of the Manihot esculenta cultivar AM560-2 chromosome 12, M.esculenta_v8, whole genome shotgun sequence genome encodes:
- the LOC110627728 gene encoding probable serine/threonine-protein kinase At1g01540 isoform X2: MSDQKTGLMSDQLSKSTSIFGLRLWVVVGVCIGVAFVLVLFLITLWLASKRSKMCKNVDKSKILVVSKEIPEIRVEPIKPSRVQCQTHPSPDTETAGNERQALLVTPLEAESPVGYHGVQIEIGKGHLISFHRSSGEAPRGGGGRGRGSGIDQIAVVGPDVSHLGWGRWYTLRELEVSTNGFADENVIGEGGYGIVYHGVLEDNAQVAIKNLLNNRGQAEKEFKVEVEAIGRVRHKNLVRLLGFCVEGSHRMLVYEYVNNGNLEQWLHGDIGPWSPLTWEIRMNIILGTAKGLTYLHEGLDPKVVHRDVKSSNILLDKLWNPKISDFGLAKLLYSGRSYIATRVLGTFGYVAPEYASTGMLNERSDVYSFGILIMEIISGRNPVDYSRPPDEVNLVEWLKKKVTERNTEGVLDPKLSEKPSSRALKRALLVALRCLDPNAQKRPKMGHVVHMLEADEFPLREVQSHDYRTAEVEGN; the protein is encoded by the exons ATGTCTGATCAGAAAACAGGGCTTATGAGTGATCAGTTATCAAAATCGACCTCAATTTTCGGTTTGCGATTATGGGTAGTTGTTGGTGTGTGTATAGGGGTAGCCTTTGTGTTGGTTCTCTTCCTCATTACTCTCTGGCTCGCTTCGAAGCGCTCCAAGATGTGTAAGAATGTTGACAAATCCAAAATCCTAGTTGTTTCCAAGGAGATCCCAGAAATCAGAGTCGAACCCATCAAACCAAGCCGAGTGCAATGCCAAACACATCCGTCTCCCGATACAGAGACCGCCGGAAATGAAAGGCAAGCTTTGCTGGTTACGCCACTGGAGGCAGAAAGTCCGGTAGGGTATCATGGGGTTCAGATTGAGATTGGAAAagggcatttgatttcttttcatCGCTCTTCTGGAGAGGCACCGCGTGGCGGAGGaggcagaggcagaggtagCGGTATTGATCAGATTGCTGTGGTAGGCCCTGATGTATCGCATTTGGGGTGGGGCCGTTGGTATACTTTGAGAGAGTTGGAGGTGTCCACTAATGGGTTTGCTGATGAGAATGTTATTGGCGAGGGAGGCTACGGGATTGTCTACCATGGCGTTTTGGAGGATAACGCTCAGGTAGCTATCAAGAACTTGCTCAATAACAG GGGACAGGCCGAGAAGGAATTCAAAGTTGAAGTGGAAGCCATTGGAAGAGTCCGACATAAGAACTTAGTGCGACTGCTTGGTTTTTGTGTTGAAGGATCCCATAG AATGCTGGTATATGAGTATGTGAACAATGGGAACTTAGAACAGTGGCTTCATGGGGATATAGGGCCTTGGAGTCCTCTTACTTGGGAAATAAGAATGAACATCATCCTGGGAACTGCAAAAGG GTTAACCTACCTTCATGAGGGACTCGATCCAAAAGTTGTTCACCGTGATGTAAAATCAAGCAACATTCTGCTTGACAAGCTATGGAATCCCAAAATTTCAGACTTTGGTCTTGCGAAGCTACTTTACTCGGGGAGAAGCTATATTGCAACCCGTGTGCTGGGAACATTTGG CTATGTAGCTCCCGAGTATGCGAGTACAGGCATGTTGAATGAAAGGAGTGATGTGTATAGCTTTGGGATTCTTATTATGGAAATTATTTCAGGGAGGAACCCAGTTGATTATAGCCGGCCTCCAGACGAG GTGAACTTAGTTGAATGGCTTAAGAAGAAGGTCACTGAGAGAAATACTGAGGGGGTATTGGATCCTAAATTATCTGAGAAGCCTTCTTCCAGGGCATTGAAGAGAGCTCTTCTTGTAGCTTTACGTTGTCTGGACCCTAATGCACAGAAAAGGCCAAAAATGGGACATGTCGTACATATGCTTGAAGCTGATGAATTCCCATTGAGAGAG GTTCAGTCACACGATTACAGGACCGCAGAGGTGGAAGGGAACTAA
- the LOC110627728 gene encoding probable serine/threonine-protein kinase At1g01540 isoform X3, translating into MSDQKTGLMSDQLSKSTSIFGLRLWVVVGVCIGVAFVLVLFLITLWLASKRSKMCKNVDKSKILVVSKEIPEIRVEPIKPSRVQCQTHPSPDTETAGNERQALLVTPLEAESPVGYHGVQIEIGKGHLISFHRSSGEAPRGGGGRGRGSGIDQIAVVGPDVSHLGWGRWYTLRELEVSTNGFADENVIGEGGYGIVYHGVLEDNAQVAIKNLLNNRGQAEKEFKVEVEAIGRVRHKNLVRLLGFCVEGSHRMLVYEYVNNGNLEQWLHGDIGPWSPLTWEIRMNIILGTAKGLTYLHEGLDPKVVHRDVKSSNILLDKLWNPKISDFGLAKLLYSGRSYIATRVLGTFGYVAPEYASTGMLNERSDVYSFGILIMEIISGRNPVDYSRPPDEVNLVEWLKKKVTERNTEGVLDPKLSEKPSSRALKRALLVALRCLDPNAQKRPKMGHVVHMLEADEFPLRESHDYRTAEVEGN; encoded by the exons ATGTCTGATCAGAAAACAGGGCTTATGAGTGATCAGTTATCAAAATCGACCTCAATTTTCGGTTTGCGATTATGGGTAGTTGTTGGTGTGTGTATAGGGGTAGCCTTTGTGTTGGTTCTCTTCCTCATTACTCTCTGGCTCGCTTCGAAGCGCTCCAAGATGTGTAAGAATGTTGACAAATCCAAAATCCTAGTTGTTTCCAAGGAGATCCCAGAAATCAGAGTCGAACCCATCAAACCAAGCCGAGTGCAATGCCAAACACATCCGTCTCCCGATACAGAGACCGCCGGAAATGAAAGGCAAGCTTTGCTGGTTACGCCACTGGAGGCAGAAAGTCCGGTAGGGTATCATGGGGTTCAGATTGAGATTGGAAAagggcatttgatttcttttcatCGCTCTTCTGGAGAGGCACCGCGTGGCGGAGGaggcagaggcagaggtagCGGTATTGATCAGATTGCTGTGGTAGGCCCTGATGTATCGCATTTGGGGTGGGGCCGTTGGTATACTTTGAGAGAGTTGGAGGTGTCCACTAATGGGTTTGCTGATGAGAATGTTATTGGCGAGGGAGGCTACGGGATTGTCTACCATGGCGTTTTGGAGGATAACGCTCAGGTAGCTATCAAGAACTTGCTCAATAACAG GGGACAGGCCGAGAAGGAATTCAAAGTTGAAGTGGAAGCCATTGGAAGAGTCCGACATAAGAACTTAGTGCGACTGCTTGGTTTTTGTGTTGAAGGATCCCATAG AATGCTGGTATATGAGTATGTGAACAATGGGAACTTAGAACAGTGGCTTCATGGGGATATAGGGCCTTGGAGTCCTCTTACTTGGGAAATAAGAATGAACATCATCCTGGGAACTGCAAAAGG GTTAACCTACCTTCATGAGGGACTCGATCCAAAAGTTGTTCACCGTGATGTAAAATCAAGCAACATTCTGCTTGACAAGCTATGGAATCCCAAAATTTCAGACTTTGGTCTTGCGAAGCTACTTTACTCGGGGAGAAGCTATATTGCAACCCGTGTGCTGGGAACATTTGG CTATGTAGCTCCCGAGTATGCGAGTACAGGCATGTTGAATGAAAGGAGTGATGTGTATAGCTTTGGGATTCTTATTATGGAAATTATTTCAGGGAGGAACCCAGTTGATTATAGCCGGCCTCCAGACGAG GTGAACTTAGTTGAATGGCTTAAGAAGAAGGTCACTGAGAGAAATACTGAGGGGGTATTGGATCCTAAATTATCTGAGAAGCCTTCTTCCAGGGCATTGAAGAGAGCTCTTCTTGTAGCTTTACGTTGTCTGGACCCTAATGCACAGAAAAGGCCAAAAATGGGACATGTCGTACATATGCTTGAAGCTGATGAATTCCCATTGAGAGAG TCACACGATTACAGGACCGCAGAGGTGGAAGGGAACTAA
- the LOC110627728 gene encoding probable serine/threonine-protein kinase At1g01540 isoform X1, whose translation MSDQKTGLMSDQLSKSTSIFGLRLWVVVGVCIGVAFVLVLFLITLWLASKRSKMCKNVDKSKILVVSKEIPEIRVEPIKPSRVQCQTHPSPDTETAGNERQALLVTPLEAESPVGYHGVQIEIGKGHLISFHRSSGEAPRGGGGRGRGSGIDQIAVVGPDVSHLGWGRWYTLRELEVSTNGFADENVIGEGGYGIVYHGVLEDNAQVAIKNLLNNRGQAEKEFKVEVEAIGRVRHKNLVRLLGFCVEGSHRMLVYEYVNNGNLEQWLHGDIGPWSPLTWEIRMNIILGTAKGLTYLHEGLDPKVVHRDVKSSNILLDKLWNPKISDFGLAKLLYSGRSYIATRVLGTFGYVAPEYASTGMLNERSDVYSFGILIMEIISGRNPVDYSRPPDEVNLVEWLKKKVTERNTEGVLDPKLSEKPSSRALKRALLVALRCLDPNAQKRPKMGHVVHMLEADEFPLREDRRGGRELRRTLSYNAKDMENPITESSNRVSARGNSTEDI comes from the exons ATGTCTGATCAGAAAACAGGGCTTATGAGTGATCAGTTATCAAAATCGACCTCAATTTTCGGTTTGCGATTATGGGTAGTTGTTGGTGTGTGTATAGGGGTAGCCTTTGTGTTGGTTCTCTTCCTCATTACTCTCTGGCTCGCTTCGAAGCGCTCCAAGATGTGTAAGAATGTTGACAAATCCAAAATCCTAGTTGTTTCCAAGGAGATCCCAGAAATCAGAGTCGAACCCATCAAACCAAGCCGAGTGCAATGCCAAACACATCCGTCTCCCGATACAGAGACCGCCGGAAATGAAAGGCAAGCTTTGCTGGTTACGCCACTGGAGGCAGAAAGTCCGGTAGGGTATCATGGGGTTCAGATTGAGATTGGAAAagggcatttgatttcttttcatCGCTCTTCTGGAGAGGCACCGCGTGGCGGAGGaggcagaggcagaggtagCGGTATTGATCAGATTGCTGTGGTAGGCCCTGATGTATCGCATTTGGGGTGGGGCCGTTGGTATACTTTGAGAGAGTTGGAGGTGTCCACTAATGGGTTTGCTGATGAGAATGTTATTGGCGAGGGAGGCTACGGGATTGTCTACCATGGCGTTTTGGAGGATAACGCTCAGGTAGCTATCAAGAACTTGCTCAATAACAG GGGACAGGCCGAGAAGGAATTCAAAGTTGAAGTGGAAGCCATTGGAAGAGTCCGACATAAGAACTTAGTGCGACTGCTTGGTTTTTGTGTTGAAGGATCCCATAG AATGCTGGTATATGAGTATGTGAACAATGGGAACTTAGAACAGTGGCTTCATGGGGATATAGGGCCTTGGAGTCCTCTTACTTGGGAAATAAGAATGAACATCATCCTGGGAACTGCAAAAGG GTTAACCTACCTTCATGAGGGACTCGATCCAAAAGTTGTTCACCGTGATGTAAAATCAAGCAACATTCTGCTTGACAAGCTATGGAATCCCAAAATTTCAGACTTTGGTCTTGCGAAGCTACTTTACTCGGGGAGAAGCTATATTGCAACCCGTGTGCTGGGAACATTTGG CTATGTAGCTCCCGAGTATGCGAGTACAGGCATGTTGAATGAAAGGAGTGATGTGTATAGCTTTGGGATTCTTATTATGGAAATTATTTCAGGGAGGAACCCAGTTGATTATAGCCGGCCTCCAGACGAG GTGAACTTAGTTGAATGGCTTAAGAAGAAGGTCACTGAGAGAAATACTGAGGGGGTATTGGATCCTAAATTATCTGAGAAGCCTTCTTCCAGGGCATTGAAGAGAGCTCTTCTTGTAGCTTTACGTTGTCTGGACCCTAATGCACAGAAAAGGCCAAAAATGGGACATGTCGTACATATGCTTGAAGCTGATGAATTCCCATTGAGAGAG GACCGCAGAGGTGGAAGGGAACTAAGAAGGACACTATCCTACAATGCTAAGGACATGGAGAATCCTATAACAGAATCAAGTAATAGAGTTAGTGCCAGAGGTAATAGCACTGAAGATATTTAA